The following are encoded together in the Phaseolus vulgaris cultivar G19833 chromosome 9, P. vulgaris v2.0, whole genome shotgun sequence genome:
- the LOC137821458 gene encoding uncharacterized protein, producing the protein MLKFLSRVRIEFNALDPRTASCMEFLAQCNSRKAKESNPACEVEVKRGKVECAPQITVTFVNGVEEVFDATATPAQSIRNLILEKGQQLETEQMFREAGESWPVIIPDEELSQIAPPTKPRKAEDKKQ; encoded by the exons ATGTTGAAGTTCCTGTCGAGAGTGAGAATCGAGTTCAACGCGTTGGATCCGCGAACGGCGTCGTGTATGGAGTTTCTGGCGCAATGCAACTCGCGTAAGGCGAAGGAATCGAACCCGGCGTGCGAAGTGGAGGTAAAGCGCGGTAAGGTAGAGTGCGCGCCGCAGATAACGGTGACGTTTGTGAACGGCGTGGAGGAAGTGTTCGACGCGACGGCGACGCCGGCACAGAGCATAAGAAACTTGATTCTGGAAAAGGGTCAGCAGCTCGAGACAGAGCAGATGTTCCGTGAAGCAGGGGAATCTTGGCCTGTTATCATCCCCGACGAGGAGCTTTCTCAAATTGCACCCCCCACCAAA CCAAGGAAAGCAGAAGACAAGAAGCAATAG